A single region of the [Limnothrix rosea] IAM M-220 genome encodes:
- the cas1d gene encoding type I-D CRISPR-associated endonuclease Cas1d — translation MTTLYLTQPDAVLSKKHEAFNIALKQEDGNWKKQSIPAQILEDIVLLGYPSVTGEALGYALELGLPVHYLSRFGKYVGSALPNESRNGQLRLAQFRAHEDPNQRLEIVKSIVRGKIHNQYNLLYRRGQKENPLKGREKLVLQKHSIDEVRGVEGLAAREYFACWQDMLGKDWEFTGRFRRPPTDPVNALLSFGYGLLRTQLTAAAHIAGLDPYIGFLHETTRGQPAMVLDLMEEFRSLVADSVVLTVLKQKEIKPKDFTESLGAYRLKDDACKVFLSAFDRKLSSEFKHPTFKYKCTYRRAIELQARLLARHLQEGIIYEPLIIR, via the coding sequence ATGACTACTTTATATTTGACTCAGCCCGATGCCGTATTGAGCAAAAAACATGAAGCTTTTAACATTGCCTTAAAACAAGAAGATGGCAACTGGAAAAAGCAATCTATTCCCGCCCAAATCTTAGAAGATATTGTCTTACTAGGATATCCCAGTGTCACAGGGGAAGCCCTAGGATATGCCCTCGAACTCGGTTTACCCGTGCATTATTTATCTCGATTTGGGAAATACGTCGGCTCGGCTTTACCTAATGAATCCCGCAATGGTCAGTTACGATTAGCTCAATTTCGTGCCCATGAAGATCCTAATCAACGCTTAGAAATTGTGAAATCTATTGTTAGAGGAAAAATTCACAATCAATACAATTTACTTTATCGCCGTGGGCAAAAAGAAAATCCCCTTAAAGGCCGTGAAAAACTCGTTTTACAAAAACATTCTATCGATGAAGTACGTGGTGTCGAAGGATTAGCCGCGAGGGAATATTTCGCTTGCTGGCAAGATATGCTTGGCAAAGATTGGGAATTTACTGGGCGTTTCCGTCGCCCTCCCACCGATCCTGTCAATGCCCTACTCAGCTTTGGTTATGGCTTATTACGCACTCAATTAACCGCCGCCGCTCACATTGCCGGACTCGATCCCTACATCGGTTTTCTCCACGAAACTACCAGAGGACAGCCCGCCATGGTACTAGATCTAATGGAAGAGTTTCGCTCATTGGTTGCCGACAGCGTCGTGCTTACTGTTCTAAAACAAAAAGAAATCAAGCCTAAAGATTTTACTGAAAGCCTAGGGGCTTATCGCCTCAAAGATGATGCTTGCAAAGTCTTTTTGTCGGCCTTTGATCGCAAACTTTCTTCAGAATTTAAGCACCCAACCTTTAAATACAAATGCACCTATCGCCGTGCCATTGAACTACAAGCGAGACTATTAGCCCGCCACCTTCAAGAAGGCATCATTTATGAACCACTAATCATTAGATAA
- the cas10d gene encoding type I-D CRISPR-associated protein Cas10d/Csc3, giving the protein MSQKNNCTEIDLDNLDSNDFGLDEGGDRQLEPQQRELLTLKLLRKAIQDSNQDDPVMADFAEIVLPKLLQVAIGVTAKGGKFFDEIDAKNIAEGKAKVRRDNAADQSLNTHLLNGLFPANQIEKRLEKLDTTIGRYIEDFERRLTISGFILHDFEKFPDVPQDCRKLDIQQQKEIITQKILELDLNKFIDLNNPEGYREYLDDLTVLICNAQRRWDTNWNFSEYGLHPQIPTKLLRQLADLTCLADSFASIIKHPQDATKTKFKELMHGLSDGQLSLTYHHLAENRGVLTNVVNNAVMDLHTSLNTEDEIFYEPLLYLPTGVIYLKSRNAPDIPTDGLGDRVVKKIKNLCFKQLKARQTGFSRDGKGMKYADYYNLFCDERGLMDIALDATLKILHSGKKSVAPARTEKLQNFQGLGVLSAHDDLQLKEDIRMDQLAEFGDTICRKIWGEKYKELEKLYKQRIRDRKKKKTLAELPEPQLPPEEVILKVAEFWNLAEYIPQLRQIQDINKSLKENKLKGNTGGVPYEWYYLATKYLEANPGLENIREVAEQLITFVADLIEPIIEQYSVDDGWQDIREWVRRVVMLPQQEMASNAEQIEIFLQELNAYQAAKKSGRGKEIICSISNSPYSVTEQMESAVLFTPQVYTNKQHLGGSNAKRNISSISGIEMMLRQILMNQTQAVGKRFEDGKYRYLYFYPTYYFTPETNNFLRQAYQAIAQTRFDTGLRNHFISKEGEIDLSKANYQSVDFLLMDENIQAKQKLPEKDPNYRKDRTFKLSYPDDQPLTFYFIALPPGRDPTDTESWVMPTWLAFVMPMILDVKTVVSESPIPPFTDGTEFEETVFLDSAPQAFRVLTGVDRFRLDYILEGWRDGSGRAYPSPLKALTAAYAIHLDVNPKRGKGGYDANWGKLTELAKDFQSSPLNVFSYLSKWRRGKEAESPPISKIKLYAEHFYPCFDPYYNSIDQKEKSPLNHPQKLTELYREFYRANKSYNPKANAVLKPIDVAAQAILNADNCLMDSETLVAVAAAEVSKLMDRVHSSTAEGRWVLSDREAERQKVLEFAKYFVMDVFEGGFKGDRARLAGKQLNLIRDTCEFLYRLEQDKENQERKAAKEAQENE; this is encoded by the coding sequence ATGTCTCAAAAAAATAACTGTACAGAAATTGATCTCGATAATCTTGACTCTAATGATTTTGGGTTAGATGAGGGCGGCGATCGCCAGCTTGAACCACAGCAACGAGAGCTATTAACCCTCAAGCTTTTGCGCAAGGCGATCCAAGATTCCAACCAAGATGATCCAGTGATGGCAGATTTTGCTGAGATTGTTTTACCAAAATTGTTGCAAGTTGCTATCGGTGTCACAGCCAAAGGCGGTAAGTTTTTTGATGAAATTGATGCAAAAAATATAGCCGAGGGAAAAGCAAAAGTTCGTCGCGATAATGCCGCCGATCAATCCTTAAATACTCATTTATTGAATGGTTTATTCCCAGCCAATCAAATCGAAAAACGCTTAGAAAAGCTCGATACGACAATTGGTCGCTATATCGAAGACTTTGAAAGACGATTAACCATTTCGGGGTTTATCCTCCATGATTTTGAGAAATTCCCTGACGTTCCCCAAGATTGCCGAAAGCTTGATATTCAGCAGCAGAAGGAAATCATCACCCAGAAAATTCTGGAATTAGATCTAAATAAATTTATCGATCTAAACAATCCAGAAGGCTACAGAGAATACCTTGATGATCTGACTGTTTTAATCTGTAATGCCCAAAGACGTTGGGACACTAATTGGAATTTTTCGGAGTACGGTCTACATCCACAAATTCCCACTAAACTATTAAGGCAACTAGCAGATTTAACTTGTCTAGCTGATTCCTTTGCTTCGATTATTAAGCATCCCCAAGATGCTACAAAAACGAAATTTAAAGAGTTAATGCATGGTTTGAGTGACGGGCAACTGAGCCTGACTTATCATCACCTTGCTGAAAACCGTGGTGTTTTAACCAATGTTGTTAACAATGCGGTGATGGATCTGCATACTAGCCTAAATACAGAAGATGAAATTTTCTATGAACCATTACTGTATTTACCGACTGGGGTAATCTATCTCAAAAGTAGAAATGCTCCAGATATTCCGACAGATGGGTTAGGCGATCGCGTTGTAAAAAAAATCAAAAATCTTTGCTTTAAACAACTAAAAGCTAGACAAACGGGATTTAGTCGTGATGGCAAGGGCATGAAATATGCCGATTATTACAATCTCTTTTGTGATGAGCGGGGCTTGATGGATATTGCTCTCGATGCAACCTTAAAAATCTTGCATAGTGGGAAAAAATCTGTTGCTCCTGCCCGCACTGAAAAACTACAAAATTTCCAAGGATTAGGGGTTTTATCAGCTCACGATGATCTTCAACTTAAAGAAGATATCCGGATGGATCAACTCGCTGAATTTGGAGATACAATTTGCCGAAAAATTTGGGGAGAAAAATACAAGGAATTAGAAAAGCTCTATAAACAAAGAATACGTGATCGCAAGAAAAAGAAAACCCTTGCAGAATTACCAGAACCACAATTACCACCGGAAGAAGTCATTCTAAAAGTTGCCGAATTTTGGAATTTAGCAGAATATATTCCTCAGCTTCGACAGATTCAAGATATTAATAAATCTCTTAAAGAGAATAAGCTCAAGGGTAATACAGGTGGTGTTCCCTACGAATGGTATTACCTTGCTACTAAGTATCTAGAAGCGAATCCCGGTTTAGAAAATATTCGAGAAGTGGCAGAACAACTCATTACATTTGTCGCTGATTTAATCGAACCGATTATTGAACAATATTCCGTTGATGATGGTTGGCAAGATATCCGCGAATGGGTTAGACGAGTGGTGATGTTGCCGCAACAGGAAATGGCATCGAATGCAGAACAGATTGAAATTTTCTTACAAGAACTCAATGCTTATCAAGCTGCGAAAAAGTCTGGGCGAGGGAAAGAAATTATTTGCTCTATTTCTAATTCCCCCTACTCTGTGACTGAGCAAATGGAATCTGCTGTTTTATTTACGCCGCAGGTTTATACCAATAAACAGCATTTAGGGGGGTCTAACGCCAAACGTAATATTTCCAGTATTTCGGGGATTGAGATGATGCTCCGGCAGATCTTGATGAATCAGACCCAAGCTGTTGGTAAACGCTTTGAAGATGGAAAATATCGCTATCTATATTTCTATCCGACCTATTACTTCACTCCAGAAACTAACAATTTTTTGCGGCAAGCTTATCAGGCGATCGCCCAGACCCGTTTTGATACTGGACTCAGAAATCATTTTATTAGCAAAGAAGGTGAAATTGACCTAAGCAAAGCAAATTATCAGTCCGTTGATTTTCTTCTGATGGATGAAAACATTCAGGCTAAACAAAAACTACCAGAAAAAGATCCAAATTATCGAAAAGATCGCACCTTTAAGCTTTCGTATCCAGATGATCAGCCCCTCACTTTTTACTTTATTGCTTTACCGCCGGGGCGAGATCCGACAGATACCGAATCTTGGGTGATGCCCACATGGTTAGCCTTTGTGATGCCGATGATTTTGGATGTTAAAACCGTTGTTTCAGAGTCGCCTATTCCACCCTTTACTGATGGCACGGAATTTGAAGAGACTGTTTTTCTTGATAGTGCTCCCCAAGCCTTCCGAGTCCTGACTGGAGTAGATCGATTCCGTCTTGATTACATCCTAGAAGGGTGGCGCGATGGAAGTGGTCGGGCATATCCATCACCGCTAAAAGCGTTAACCGCAGCCTATGCCATTCATCTCGATGTAAATCCAAAACGCGGTAAGGGAGGCTATGACGCGAATTGGGGAAAATTAACAGAGCTTGCCAAAGACTTTCAGTCTAGTCCCCTCAATGTGTTTAGTTATCTCAGTAAATGGAGGAGAGGAAAAGAAGCGGAATCACCGCCGATCAGCAAAATCAAACTTTATGCAGAGCATTTTTATCCCTGTTTTGATCCCTATTACAACTCTATCGACCAGAAGGAGAAATCACCTTTGAACCATCCTCAAAAGCTCACTGAACTATACCGAGAGTTCTATCGCGCAAATAAATCCTACAACCCGAAAGCAAATGCTGTTTTAAAACCCATTGATGTGGCAGCTCAGGCAATTCTCAACGCAGATAATTGCTTAATGGATAGTGAAACATTGGTCGCTGTCGCGGCGGCAGAAGTCTCTAAACTCATGGATCGCGTTCATTCTTCTACGGCTGAAGGTCGTTGGGTATTGAGCGACCGAGAGGCTGAACGACAAAAAGTACTTGAATTTGCCAAGTATTTTGTCATGGATGTTTTTGAAGGAGGATTTAAAGGCGATCGCGCCCGTCTTGCAGGCAAACAACTGAACCTAATTCGTGATACCTGTGAGTTTCTTTATCGTCTTGAGCAGGATAAAGAAAATCAAGAACGAAAAGCAGCAAAAGAAGCTCAAGAAAACGAGTAA
- the cas2 gene encoding CRISPR-associated endonuclease Cas2: protein MTKLLYLVIYDLPSTKAGDKRRKRLFDLLSGYGRWKQFSVFECFLTAKQFAQLQTTIEKLIKPDEDAVCIYVLDATAVKKAIAYGTTKPEEPGSIIL from the coding sequence ATGACTAAATTATTGTATCTTGTAATCTACGATTTGCCTTCTACAAAAGCGGGTGATAAGCGTCGTAAAAGATTGTTTGATTTGTTATCAGGTTATGGTAGGTGGAAACAATTTAGTGTCTTTGAATGTTTTCTCACAGCAAAGCAATTTGCCCAGCTACAAACCACTATCGAAAAGTTAATTAAACCCGATGAAGATGCTGTCTGTATTTATGTTCTCGATGCTACTGCTGTCAAAAAGGCGATCGCCTATGGCACAACAAAACCTGAAGAGCCTGGTAGTATTATTCTCTAA
- the cas5d gene encoding type I-D CRISPR-associated protein Cas5/Csc1 yields the protein MTIIYHCTLELHDSLYFATREIGRLYETEPVVHNYALAYILGFVDSPKYNTVVAKEEDSYRYFCAEQIPKYEQQLTPLNQQGIYITPAKSIRHTSVLNTWKYADNHYHVKMKPTSKNIPSFGRTKEIAPESEFNFFVIAQSKLDFPKWVRMGKWASKAELKTKILEIDKHYSEQEFTFSYLLNPLDVMTQNQVLSFDTINMPPVSLLQNIRMIGDYFSFKNLPKQMQGLKLPSKMSYQFTS from the coding sequence ATGACTATCATTTACCATTGCACTTTGGAACTTCATGATAGTCTCTATTTCGCTACTCGTGAAATTGGGAGACTTTATGAAACCGAACCTGTCGTACACAACTATGCCCTCGCCTATATTTTAGGATTTGTCGATAGTCCTAAGTACAATACAGTTGTCGCAAAAGAAGAAGACTCTTACCGCTATTTTTGTGCTGAACAAATCCCCAAATATGAGCAACAGCTAACGCCCCTTAATCAGCAAGGTATTTACATTACGCCAGCAAAATCAATCAGGCATACCTCAGTTTTAAATACATGGAAATATGCCGATAATCATTACCATGTAAAGATGAAGCCTACTTCTAAAAATATCCCAAGCTTTGGTCGTACAAAAGAGATTGCTCCCGAAAGTGAATTTAATTTTTTTGTGATTGCTCAGTCTAAATTAGATTTTCCGAAATGGGTACGAATGGGGAAATGGGCATCTAAAGCAGAGCTGAAAACCAAGATTCTAGAAATTGATAAACATTATTCAGAGCAAGAATTTACATTTTCTTATTTACTGAATCCTTTGGATGTCATGACCCAAAATCAAGTATTAAGTTTTGACACAATTAACATGCCGCCTGTTAGTTTATTGCAAAATATTCGGATGATTGGTGACTATTTTTCGTTTAAGAATTTGCCTAAACAGATGCAAGGTTTAAAGCTACCTAGCAAGATGTCTTATCAATTCACCTCTTGA
- a CDS encoding four helix bundle protein codes for MDEGLQKKSLSYQKAYQFAIRVVNAYRYLTEEKKEYVLSKQFLRSGTSIGANCAEAQGAISDNDFSAKISIAYKESLETKYWISLLKDTSYFEEKAADSLFQDVDEISEILFSILKKTCINRT; via the coding sequence ATGGATGAAGGTCTACAGAAGAAAAGTTTGTCTTATCAGAAGGCTTATCAGTTTGCGATTCGGGTAGTGAATGCTTACCGGTATTTAACAGAAGAGAAAAAAGAATATGTTTTATCGAAGCAATTTTTAAGAAGTGGAACATCTATTGGAGCGAATTGTGCAGAAGCTCAAGGTGCAATTTCAGACAATGACTTCTCCGCAAAGATTTCAATTGCATATAAAGAATCCCTTGAAACTAAATATTGGATATCTCTTTTAAAAGACACAAGTTACTTCGAAGAGAAAGCAGCTGATAGCCTTTTTCAAGACGTAGATGAGATTAGTGAAATCCTATTCTCAATCCTCAAAAAAACATGCATAAATCGCACTTGA
- a CDS encoding flagellar basal body M-ring protein FliF, giving the protein MQFLKTKKGKIVAGMTAIAIVLTGVFLWSTTRPSGTSVEVENTTEELSDDLEALKEEQRRREAQRQD; this is encoded by the coding sequence ATGCAGTTTTTAAAAACGAAGAAAGGGAAAATTGTTGCTGGAATGACAGCGATCGCCATCGTGCTTACTGGGGTGTTTCTGTGGTCAACAACGCGACCATCCGGAACCTCTGTTGAGGTTGAAAACACCACGGAGGAATTGAGTGATGACCTTGAGGCTCTAAAGGAAGAGCAAAGGCGGCGCGAAGCTCAACGGCAAGATTAA
- the cas6 gene encoding CRISPR-associated endoribonuclease Cas6 yields the protein MPYSLIINFVPRSPLLKTHLNGRNLHALFLDLVSSVDKELGTSLHQQQSEKAFTLSPVQIKLNRKLLQWSYRKAIAAGTPCWWRVTLLDDSLFGKLAHLWLNVNRQEPWQLGSARLDIVSILSNPQPQQPWANFISYEKLYEQALDGTDSQTSQAAKKINFRFCTPTAFRKSKYDVSLPDRDLIFRSLLKRWNQYSQNPFEFTETIFESIYPSFFNIKTEIVGDKRSKFIGCMGDISFSILGDVDPQIIKQINTLANFSFYAGVGRKTPMGMGQVNRYQ from the coding sequence ATGCCCTACAGTTTAATCATTAATTTTGTGCCGCGATCGCCCCTTTTAAAAACCCATTTAAACGGTCGTAATCTTCATGCTTTATTTCTCGATTTAGTCAGTTCCGTTGATAAAGAATTAGGAACCTCTTTACACCAGCAGCAAAGCGAAAAAGCTTTTACCCTTAGCCCTGTGCAGATCAAGCTTAATCGTAAACTTTTGCAGTGGAGCTATAGAAAGGCGATCGCCGCCGGAACCCCTTGTTGGTGGCGGGTTACATTACTGGATGACAGTCTATTCGGAAAACTTGCCCATCTCTGGCTAAACGTTAATCGTCAGGAACCATGGCAACTCGGCTCGGCTCGGCTCGATATTGTCAGTATTCTTTCTAATCCCCAGCCCCAACAGCCATGGGCAAATTTTATTTCCTATGAAAAGCTCTATGAACAAGCCCTTGATGGAACAGATAGTCAAACATCTCAAGCGGCGAAAAAAATAAACTTTAGATTTTGCACACCCACAGCATTTAGAAAATCAAAATATGATGTTTCATTGCCTGACCGAGACTTGATTTTTCGTAGTTTACTTAAACGATGGAATCAATATAGTCAAAATCCCTTTGAATTTACAGAGACTATTTTTGAATCTATCTATCCTAGTTTCTTCAATATTAAAACTGAAATAGTTGGTGATAAGCGCAGTAAATTTATCGGCTGTATGGGTGATATCAGCTTCAGTATTTTAGGTGATGTTGATCCTCAAATTATTAAACAAATTAATACCTTAGCCAACTTTTCTTTCTACGCAGGAGTAGGGCGTAAAACACCGATGGGCATGGGACAAGTGAACAGGTATCAGTGA
- the cas7d gene encoding type I-D CRISPR-associated protein Cas7/Csc2, whose protein sequence is MSLLKSINSKFFHAEIPSKPMGKYAHFLTVRVTESYPLFQTDGELNKARVTAGVADKSLISRLAMFKRKQSTPERLVGRELLRNYEFMTAEECEYNESFAMNNPDCVVYGFAIGDSGSEKSKVVVDTAFSITPFDESHETFTLNAPYESGTMSKQGAVTSRINQQDHIRPQVFFPSIVTLKDPTEATFLYVMNNILRTRHYGAQTTRTGRLRNELIGVVFADGEIVSNLRWTQAIYDLMIAGGKLNPPDPLQEEDVITAAKEAIAQLMSEEFIVHTDLIGEDFQALLSEMKTLTASEEGIRSILTAADQQAKSYYQTYIEKPKSSSKKK, encoded by the coding sequence ATGTCTTTACTCAAATCCATTAATTCCAAGTTTTTTCATGCAGAAATCCCTAGTAAGCCTATGGGAAAATATGCTCACTTTCTAACGGTTCGCGTGACAGAATCATATCCACTCTTTCAAACTGACGGGGAGCTTAATAAAGCCAGAGTAACCGCAGGTGTTGCAGATAAAAGTTTGATTAGTCGCTTGGCAATGTTTAAACGCAAACAATCTACTCCAGAACGTTTAGTGGGTCGAGAACTGTTGCGAAACTACGAATTCATGACTGCTGAAGAGTGTGAATACAATGAAAGTTTTGCGATGAATAATCCTGATTGTGTTGTGTATGGTTTTGCCATTGGTGATTCTGGTTCAGAGAAATCAAAAGTGGTCGTAGATACGGCTTTTTCCATAACTCCTTTCGATGAATCTCACGAAACATTTACTCTAAATGCCCCCTATGAAAGCGGCACAATGAGTAAACAAGGTGCTGTTACAAGCCGGATTAATCAGCAGGATCACATTCGTCCTCAGGTCTTCTTTCCCAGCATTGTTACCCTCAAAGACCCGACAGAAGCGACATTTCTGTATGTGATGAATAACATTTTGCGGACTCGTCACTATGGTGCACAAACTACTCGCACGGGACGTTTACGGAATGAATTAATTGGTGTCGTTTTTGCTGATGGTGAGATTGTTAGTAATTTGCGTTGGACTCAGGCTATTTATGATCTGATGATCGCTGGAGGCAAACTTAATCCTCCTGATCCACTCCAAGAAGAAGATGTGATCACCGCAGCAAAAGAGGCGATCGCCCAACTGATGTCAGAAGAATTCATTGTGCACACCGATCTAATTGGTGAAGATTTTCAAGCACTCTTAAGCGAGATGAAAACATTAACAGCGAGTGAGGAAGGGATACGTTCTATTCTCACAGCAGCAGATCAACAAGCAAAAAGTTACTACCAGACCTATATCGAAAAACCAAAATCATCTAGTAAGAAAAAATAA
- a CDS encoding four helix bundle protein: MESNLEKESIAYSKAYQFAIRIVNAYRYLIDEKKEYILSKQFLRSGTSIGANLAEAQGAISTNDFSAKVSIAYKECLETKYWISLLKDTGYFQIKAAESLFKDADEIAKILFSILKKTRINSKS, from the coding sequence ATGGAAAGCAACTTAGAAAAAGAAAGTATTGCCTATAGTAAGGCTTATCAATTTGCAATTCGCATTGTGAATGCATATAGATATTTGATAGATGAAAAAAAAGAGTACATTTTATCGAAGCAGTTTTTAAGAAGTGGTACATCCATTGGGGCCAATCTCGCTGAAGCTCAAGGTGCAATTTCTACCAATGATTTTTCAGCAAAAGTCTCTATTGCTTATAAAGAGTGCCTAGAAACAAAATACTGGATATCTCTTCTCAAGGACACAGGATACTTTCAAATCAAAGCAGCAGAAAGCCTTTTTAAAGACGCTGATGAAATTGCAAAAATTCTTTTTTCTATTCTTAAGAAAACCCGCATAAATTCCAAATCCTGA
- the cas4 gene encoding CRISPR-associated protein Cas4 translates to MDNYLPLAYLNAWEYCQRRFYFEYVLGEMEINDHIIRGTHLHRNINEAGTSTEGDTRIHRQQWVWSDRLKVKGIIDAVEETDGLLIPLEYKKGKMGKHLNDHFQLCAAALCLEEKTGQEIPYGEIFYYGNRRRQQVEFTQTLRNLTEQAIMAAHLAGDRPMPLPLKNQKKCKDCSLKRLCLPKEIKQLTVNS, encoded by the coding sequence ATGGATAATTACTTACCGCTTGCATATTTAAACGCTTGGGAATATTGCCAAAGACGTTTTTATTTTGAATATGTCCTTGGAGAAATGGAAATTAATGACCATATTATTCGTGGCACTCATCTCCATCGCAATATTAATGAAGCTGGCACATCAACTGAAGGAGATACTCGGATTCATCGACAACAATGGGTTTGGAGCGATCGCCTAAAAGTTAAAGGCATTATCGATGCAGTCGAAGAAACCGATGGTTTATTAATTCCCCTCGAATACAAAAAAGGAAAAATGGGGAAACATTTAAACGACCATTTTCAGCTTTGTGCGGCGGCATTATGCCTCGAAGAAAAAACAGGTCAAGAAATTCCCTACGGCGAAATCTTTTATTACGGTAATCGTCGTCGCCAACAAGTTGAATTTACCCAAACACTCCGTAACCTGACCGAACAAGCAATCATGGCAGCACATCTCGCAGGCGATCGCCCTATGCCTTTGCCATTAAAAAATCAAAAAAAATGTAAAGACTGTAGCCTGAAGCGGCTTTGTTTACCGAAAGAAATTAAACAGTTAACAGTTAACAGTTAA